The Girardinichthys multiradiatus isolate DD_20200921_A chromosome 24, DD_fGirMul_XY1, whole genome shotgun sequence genome has a window encoding:
- the obsl1a gene encoding obscurin-like protein 1a, translating into MDILGGAPRVLGYPRPVVAQCGTDATLRCQIDGDPRPDVIWERKNVQILSEQRYKISEEGTVYLLTITGVTQEDAGQYICKARNSIGETYAAASLKVEGELPEHNWEIIQLNKNDVKENGDFGESLNGYNMVENGANEKKMNGQHKWKCQANEKLKELDLTSNDKPRFLIKPLSLRVDRGEDAAFSCKIWGMPLPEVTWEKDSKKLNDIFECSHFNVSYQDGGWFQLKIYGTRMPDKGVYTCKAVNCHGEALAGAVLLVEPIPEREETKMSSNSHISSQRSPKHRGGRFSLSKLTEELPVNVSKVKKFVVTEGKHAKFRCFVTGKPKPEIIWKKDGVPLEPDRRHLVFEDREGYYTLKVLYCKMQDTGLYVCAASNALGNTLSAVHLTVKGPSVRFRRLLKDVEVKERDVAVLECEVPDEMIPAAWYLEDQRLMPSSKYGMEQKGTRRKLTIHDVGTDDDGVYLCEMPDGAKSIAELAVKGTIVRKLPRKLEVLEGENAAFCVEVENDDLEVHWFKDGLKIHETHQTILKSFGKTHILVFVNVAYHDSGVVMFVAGRSKSSSRLKVKATRHCPPICPVGVKMNVDRPNSALLTWVPAPNTQTTTRSMFVLERQEVGSQEWQKCFTSETATSAEVSGDSVQCEGDYRFRVCCINKYGRSGHVEFPKVIHLVPGPKIHTHLQGLEVMEGEDAHFSIELSAPMVGTWFLNSSQLQHSGRYSMQQNQTKHSLVIHETRTAEDSAEITFIANGVRDSALLRVKPAVFRFIPLSELDSNKIVETGDAIVLYCEVTHPFAKVSWYKDGEELQVSDGLNIQSDGNMRRIVIQSAEASHSGVYTCETSGDVIKFNVDVEGPPVEFSPVSEEELHKNSMELDPVVLLCHVTRDDAEVAWYKDDSEIQPSDNITLQAEGTMRRLIIRSAEASDAGNYICKSGNNSIEFTVNVKEPPVTIVEPKDDIVMTYYVSEEINLQCELSRSNGKVCWFKDGQEVQESDNIQLRSEGPYRRLTIPSGSAVDSGEYVCETNGDSVFFQITVTEPPVRIISPSESEVELIHIAPERLELCCEVSQADGLVRWYKDSLEVEQSPNLILEVDGAQRRLVIPLTTVNDTGEYICDTENDSVSFLVNITEAPVMLRRLEHMPDKMESLAGKPVVLEIEVSHPTAEVKWLLDGKEIEQSNDITITKDGIFRSLTINSPTPKDSGKYTCDATDDKINFQVKVSEPPVKILRKSELKTDLKFLVSDDIVLECELSRYNGNAKWYKDGCRIQGDERFCEEEEGAFRSLVILNAELKDSGEYFLDVGDDSVSFQVTLEDPPVRVVGNSCDPDYQDLMAGDDLILACEVSRANAPVQWYCNDRLLTNDSQTFIESYGTLRKLIISNIQPSDSGKYVCDAVNDKMINIIRIQEPPVTFVNKEDDVVVTGYEAESVTLTSYVSKESAAVRWLKDWTPVEGERFREVMDGHKRSLTIQPLRRSDAGEYTCDANSDQMHFSLLVKEMRIKFVQPLHDTVAHADGMVSLRCEVCKPKADVQWLKNGAEVVGSRRFSIRADGVERSLTIHRLTQEDAGQYACESRDDRTVAMLRVEMPRVVEFLTELHNTTVLEGEDATYKCVVSPEDVHLVWLMDNEAITLGDRFHVSRNGLCHTLVIKKCQLIDCSKITAEAEGKMSKASLKVQEAQVMFTRKMEAITAEEFGEATLETEISLETGEVQWMRQGVVIQSGLRHTLAQNGCKRSLTIQNLSLSDRGTYRCETLHDRTQVKLNVEPRKISIRKSLTDQETFERETASFEVELSHADVEGIWQKDGIRVKPNNQFRVSINGLVHSLTLTNLTLEDTGTIVFSAEGVRSTARLTVKETPVTILKPLADVRVEEEFPVTLECEFSRQNVEVRWLKNETNLKPGKNLRIYSMGRKRFCQILQCSIADSGSYTCETGEISTFCSLEVYEHKLEIVQDLEDLYIQEDQNAVFMCEVSLEDVAGEWYKDGHKIRPSSTIKIRNEGTKHFLLMCNIKAEDAGEIRFVARDVESTAYLEVEELPVSIVKPLRDRTALEKHRVILECTVSSPHCSATWYKGKQELDSSDRMETITEGCSHKLVIHQVAVEDEGTYSIEVGEHTSKAKLLVEAQSLLIVKELEDVEVTEPEPASFQCEVSVAINKPPVWTLNGATLHTGPDVRLEDHGTIHKLTLRNTSVDMSGTIKFTLGKAKSSATFTVIGK; encoded by the exons ATGGATATTCTGGGTGGTGCACCTCGTGTTTTGGGATATCCACGCCCTGTTGTGGCACAGTGTGGAACAGATGCCACCCTGAGGTGCCAAATTGATGGGGACCCTCGGCCAGATGTCATCTGGGAAcgtaaaaatgttcaaatcctGTCTGAACAACGATACAAGATTTCCGAGGAGGGAACAGTGTACTTGTTGACCATTACTGGAGTTACCCAAGAAGATGCTGGTCAGTACATCTGCAAGGCTAGAAATAGCATAGGGGAAACCTATGCAGCAGCCTCACTCAAAGTGGAAGGGGAGCTTCCTGAACATAACTGGGAAAttatacaattaaataaaaatgatgtaaaagaaaatggagACTTTGGGGAAAGCCTAAATGGCTACAACATGGTGGAAAATGGTGCAAATgagaagaaaatgaatggaCAGCACAAGTGGAAGTGTCAAgcaaatgaaaaactaaaagagTTAGATTTAACATCAAACGATAAGCCACGATTTCTCATCAAGCCTTTGTCACTGCGTGTGGATCGTGGAGAGGACGCTGCCTTCTCATGCAAAATCTGGGGCATGCCTTTGCCTGAGGTGACTTGGGAGAAAGACAGTAAGAAGCTCAATGATATCTTTGAGTGCTCCCACTTCAATGTGAGCTATCAAGATGGAGGCTGGTTTCAGCTCAAGATCTATGGGACACGCATGCCAGACAAAGGCGTCTACACCTGCAAGGCCGTGAACTGTCATGGCGAGGCCTTGGCAGGAGCTGTCCTTCTTGTCGAGCCCATTCCAGAGCGAGAAGAGACTAAAATGTCTTCAAACAGTCACATCAGCAGCCAGAGGTCACCCAAGCACAGAGGCGGGCGGTTCAGTTTGTCAAAGCTCACCGAGGAGTTGCCCGTCAATGTATCCAAGGTCAAAAAGTTTGTAGTGACGGAGGGGAAGCATGCCAAGTTTCGCTGCTTTGTGACAGGCAAGCCCAAACCTGAGATCATCTGGAAGAAAGATGGGGTTCCTTTGGAACCTGACAGGCGTCATTTGGTATTTGAGGATCGAGAAGGTTACTACACACTGAAGGTCCTCTACTGTAAGATGCAGGATACCGGGCTATATGTATGCGCCGCATCGAACGCTCTGGGAAACACCCTAAGTGCTGTTCACCTGACTGTGAAAG GGCCCTCTGTGCGGTTCAGACGGCTATTAAAAGACGTGGAGGTAAAGGAGAGGGATGTTGCTGTGCTGGAGTGTGAGGTGCCCGATGAAATGATCCCAGCTGCCTGGTACCTGGAGGACCAGAGGCTGATGCCCAGCAGTAAGTATGGGATGGAACAGAAAGGAACCAGACGCAAACTCACCATCCATGATGTTGGAACAGATGACGATGGGGTTTACCTTTGTGAGATGCCAGATGGAGCAAAGAGCATTGCTGAGCTAGCAGTTAAAG GCACAATTGTTCGTAAACTACCTCGGAAACTGGAGGTGCTGGAAGGTGAGAATGCTGCATTCTGCGTCGAGGTTGAGAATGATGACTTGGAGGTCCACTGGTTCAAAGATGGGTTGAAGATACACGAGACACACCAGACAATCCTCAAGTCTTTTGGCAAGACTCACATACTGGTCTTTGTCAACGTGGCCTATCATGACTCTGGGGTTGTGATGTTTGTTGCAGGAAGATCTAAAAGCTCATCACGTCTCAAAGTAAAAG CAACCCGACACTGCCCCCCAATCTGTCCTGTGGGTGTCAAAATGAATGTAGACAGACCCAACAGTGCTCTTCTCACCTGGGTACCCGCACCCAACACCCAAACTACCACCCGTTCCATGTTTGTCCTGGAGAGACAAGAGGTTGGTTCTCAGGAGTGGCAGAAGTGCTTCACCTCAGAGACCGCCACCTCAGCTGAGGTTTCTGGTGACAGCGTTCAGTGTGAAGGCGACTATCGATTTCGTGTCTGTTGCATCAATAAGTATGGACGCAGTGGCCATGTGGAGTTCCCCAAAGTGATCCATCTTG TCCCAGGGCCCAAGATTCACACGCATCTCCAAGGCTTAGAAGTGATGGAAGGAGAGGACGCCCACTTCTCCATCGAACTGTCTGCACCAATGGTTGGAACATGGTTTCTGAACAGCTCCCAGCTGCAGCACAGTGGGAGATATTCCATGCAGCAGAACCAAACAAAGCACTCCTTGGTGATCCATGAAACTAGAACCGCTGAGGATTCAGCAGAGATTACATTTATAGCCAACGGAGTGAGAGATTCAGCTTTGCTCAGAGTTAAAC ctgctgtgtTCAGGTTCATCCCTCTGTCAGAACTAGACAGCAATAAGATAGTGGAAACCGGTGATGCCATTGTGCTCTACTGCGAGGTCACCCATCCCTTCGCTAAGGTATCCTGGTATAAAGACGGTGAGGAACTTCAGGTGAGCGATGGACTAAACATCCAATCAGACGGAAATATGAGAAGAATTGTGATCCAGTCTGCCGAAGCATCTCACTCTGGAGTTTACACATGTGAAACTTCAGGGGATGTCATCAAATTCAATGTGGATGTCGAAG GACCTCCAGTAGAGTTCAGTCCAGTGTCAGAGGAGGAGCTTCATAAGAATAGCATGGAGCTGGATCCTGTGGTTCTGCTTTGCCATGTTACAAGAGATGATGCTGAAGTTGCTTG GTATAAGGATGACAGTGAGATCCAGCCAAGTGACAACATTACCCTGCAGGCAGAGGGCACCATGAGGAGGTTAATCATCCGCTCTGCAGAGGCTTCAGATGCTGGAAATTACATTTGCAAGTCAGGGAACAACAGCATAGAGTTTACAGTCAATGTCAAGG AGCCTCCAGTGACGATTGTTGAACCTAAAGACGACATTGTGATGACATATTACGTATCAGAAGAGATCAACTTGCAGTGTGAGTTATCTCGATCCAATGGGAAGGTCTGCTGGTTTAAGGATGGTCAGGAAGTCCAGGAAAGCGACAACATCCAGCTAAGATCGGAGGGTCCATACAGAAGGCTGACCATTCCCAGTGGCTCAGCGGTGGATAGTGGAGAGTATGTCTGTGAAACAAATGGAGACTCTGTCTTTTTCCAGATAACTGTTACAG AGCCACCTGTGAGAATCATTTCTCCCAGTGAATCCGAGGTGGAACTCATCCATATTGCGCCAGAGAGGCTAGAGCTGTGCTGTGAAGTCTCCCAGGCAGATGGTTTAGTTCGGTGGTACAAAGATAGTTTGGAGGTTGAACAGAGCCCTAACTTGATACTGGAGGTAGATGGGGCCCAACGACGGCTAGTTATACCTTTAACAACTGTGAATGACACAGGGGAGTATATATGTGACACTGAAAATGACTCAGTGTCCTTTCTTGTTAATATCACAG aggcCCCTGTGATGCTAAGGCGTCTCGAACACATGCCAGACAAAATGGAAAGTCTTGCTGGAAAACCAGTTGTTTTGGAGATAGAGGTGTCACATCCAACAGCAGAGGTCAAGTGGTTACTCGATGGCAAAGAAATAGAGCAAAGTAATGATATAACTATCACCAAAGATGGAATCTTTCGATCTTTGACCATCAACTCTCCCACTCCAAAAGATTCTGGGAAATACACCTGTGACGCTACAGATGATAAAATTAATTTCCAGGTGAAAGTTTCAG AGCCACCTGTAAAGATCTTGAGAAAGTCTGAGCTCAAGACAGATCTAAAGTTCCTAGTTTCAGACGACATTGTGCTGGAGTGCGAGCTCTCTAGGTACAATGGCAATGCCAAATGGTACAAGGATGGCTGTCGCATTCAGGGTGACGAAAGGTTTTGTGAAGAGGAGGAAGGTGCGTTCCGGTCACTGGTAATCCTTAATGCGGAACTTAAAGATTCAGGAGAATACTTCCTAGATGTTGGGGATGATAGTGTCAGTTTCCAGGTTACATTAGAAG ATCCTCCAGTGAGAGTTGTAGGAAACTCATGTGACCCTGATTACCAGGACTTGATGGCAGGTGATGACCTGATCCTGGCCTGTGAGGTGTCCCGTGCTAATGCCCCAGTCCAGTGGTACTGTAATGACAGGCTTCTCACTAATGATTCCCAAACCTTCATTGAAAGCTACGGAACTCTGAGAAAACTTATCATCTCAAACATTCAGCCCTCTGATTCTGGAAAGTATGTGTGTGATGCAGTGAATGACAAGATGATCAATATTATCCGAATACAAG AACCTCCTGTTACATTTGTCAACAAGGAAGATGATGTTGTTGTGACAGGTTACGAAGCTGAGAGCGTGACCTTGACAAGCTATGTGTCCAAAGAAAGTGCGGCTGTGCGCTGGCTCAAGGACTGGACACCAGTTGAAGGTGAACGCTTTCGAGAAGTCATGGATGGCCATAAACGCAGTCTTACCATTCAGCCTTTAAGGCGGTCTGATGCTGGGGAATACACCTGTGATGCCAACTCTGACCAGATGCACTTCAGTCTGCTAGTGAAAG AAATGAGAATAAAATTTGTGCAACCCCTCCATGACACTGTGGCTCATGCTGATGGCATGGTGAGCCTACGCTGTGAGGTGTGCAAACCAAAAGCAGATGTCCAATGGCTCAAGAATGGTGCAGAAGTAGTTGGAAGCAGGAGATTCTCCATTCGGGCAGATGGTGTTGAACGAAGTTTGACCATCCACCGCTTAACACAAGAAGATGCAGGGCAGTATGCCTGTGAATCCAGAGATGATCGGACAGTAGCTATGCTGAGAGTGGAGA TGCCTCGAGTTGTTGAGTTTCTCACTGAACTACACAACACAACTGTTCTAGAAGGAGAAGATGCCACCTATAAATGTGTTGTATCTCCAGAGGATGTTCACTTGGTTTGGCTCATGGACAATGAGGCAATAACTTTAGGGGATCGCTTCCATGTAAGTCGAAATGGCCTGTGCCACACCTTGGTGATTAAAAAGTGCCAGTTGATAGACTGTTCCAAGATCACAGCAGAAGCCGAAGGAAAAATGAGCAAGGCCAGTCTCAAAGTTCAGG AGGCACAGGTCATGTTCACCAGGAAAATGGAAGCTATAACAGCAGAAGAGTTTGGAGAAGCCACCCTGGAGACAGAAATCAGTCTGGAGACCGGTGAGGTCCAGTGGATGAGGCAAGGGGTCGTCATCCAGTCGGGTCTTCGACATACCCTGGCCCAGAATGGCTGTAAAAGAAGTCTCACAATCCAAAACCTGAGCCTATCGGACCGAGGAACCTACCGCTGCGAGACCCTGCATGACCGTACACAGGTCAAACTCAATGTAGAAC CCCGAAAGATCTCCATCCGCAAAAGCTTAACAGATCAAGAAACCTTTGAACGGGAGACGGCCTCCTTTGAGGTGGAGCTCTCCCACGCAGATGTGGAAGGCATCTGGCAGAAAGATGGCATCCGGGTAAAGCCAAACAACCAGTTTAGGGTGAGCATTAATGGGCTTGTCCATAGCCTTACTCTGACAAACTTAACTCTGGAAGACACGGGCACCATCGTATTCTCAGCTGAAGGAGTGCGCTCGACTGCAAGGCTCACTGTCAAAG AGACACCTGTGACTATCCTGAAACCACTGGCGGATGTTCGCGTGGAGGAAGAATTTCCAGTCACTCTCGAGTGTGAATTCTCCAGACAAAATGTTGAAGTCAGATGGCTTAag AATGAGACAAACCTGAAGCCAGGAAAGAATCTTCGTATTTACTCCATGGGTCGAAAGCGATTCTGCCAGATCCTTCAGTGCTCCATTGCTGACTCTGGTTCCTACACATGTGAAACAGGCGAAATAAGCACCTTCTGCTCACTTGAGGTTTATG AGCATAAATTGGAGATAGTGCAGGATCTTGAGGACCTCTACATCCAGGAAGACCagaatgctgtgttcatgtgtgAGGTCTCTCTGGAGGATGTGGCTGGGGAGTGGTACAAGGATGGTCATAAGATCAGACCCAGTAGCACCATAAAGATCCGCAATGAAG GGACCAAACACTTCCTGTTGATGTGCAACATTAAAGCCGAAGATGCTGGAGAAATCCGATTTGTAGCAAGGGATGTTGAATCAACAGCCTACCTTGAGGTAGAAG AACTCCCGGTTTCGATTGTAAAACCACTGCGAGACAGAACAGCCCTGGAGAAACACCGCGTGATTCTTGAATGCACCGTTTCCTCCCCTCACTGCAGTGCGACATGGTACAAAGGCAAACAGGAGCTGGATTCTTCAGATAGGATGGAGACCATAACAGAAGGTTGTTCCCATAAACTGGTGATCCACCAGGTTGCTGTAGAGGATGAGGGCACTTACAGTATTGAGGTTGGGGAGCATACATCCAAAGCAAAACTGTTGGTTGAAG CACAGTCCCTTTTGATTGTGAAAGAActtgaggatgttgaggtgacGGAGCCAGAGCCAGCTTCTTTCCAGTGTGAGGTTTCTGTCGCCATCAACAAACCTCCAGTTTGGACTTTAAATGGAGCGACCCTTCACACAGGCCCTGATGTCCGTCTAGAAGACCACGGGACAATCCATAAGCTCACTTTGAGGAACACAAGTGTTGACATGAGTGGGACAATCAAATTCACATTGGGCAAGGCAAAGAGCAGCGCCACGTTTACGGTGATTGGAAAGTAG